Below is a genomic region from Catenuloplanes atrovinosus.
GGCCGGCCGGTTCATCGGGCTGGACGCGCGGCCGGCGCACGCCAAGAGCGCGCTGGCCTACTCGCTGCACCGGCTCGGCACCGACCACGTGGACATCTACCGGCCGGCGCGGCTGGACCCGGCCGTGCCGATCGAGGAGACGGTCGGCGCGATCGCGGAGCTGGTCCAGGCCGGCTGGGTGCGGCACATCGGGCTGTCCGAGGTCGGCGCGGAGACGCTGCGCCGCGCGCACGCGGTGCATCCGATCGTGGACCTCCAGATCGAGTACTCGATCTTCAGCCGCGGGCCGGAGCGCGCCATCCTGGACACCTGCCGCGAGCTGGGCGTGAGCGTCACCGCGTACGGCGTGCTCGGCCACGGCATGCTCACCGGCGCCTACGCCGGCGGCGGCGAGGTCGGGCACCTGCCGCGCTTCCACGGCGCGAACCTGACGGCCAACCTGGCGCTGGTCGAGCGGCTGCGCGCGGTCGCGGAGGCGCGCGGCGTGACGGTCGCGCGGCTGGCGATCGCATGGGTGCTGCGGCGCTCCGAGGTGGTCGCGCTGGTCGGCACCAGCCGCCCGGAGCGGATCGCGGACGCGGTGGCCGCGGCCGGGATCGTGCTCACCGACGCGGAACTGGCCGCGATCGACGAGGCGGTGCCGGACGGCGCGGTGGCCGGCGGGCGCTACGCCACCCCGCTGCTGGCGCTGCTGGACAGCGAGCGGTGAGCCGCGGCGCGGCCGGGTAGGGTCGGGACCCATGGCCGCGCTGGACACCGAGACGATCATGGTCGCCACCGAGGACGTGCTCCGGCGGTACGGCTGGTCGAAGGCGACCGTGGTGGACGTGGCCCGCGCGCTGGGCGTCAGCCACGCGGCCGTCTACCGGCACTTCCCGTCCAAGGTCGCGCTGCGGGAGGCGGTGGCGCGCCGCTGGCTGAGCCGCGCCTACGACGAACTGGCCGCGGTGGCGGCCGACCCGGACCGCACCCCGCCGGAGCGGCTTCGGGCCTGGCTGCTGACGCTGTTCCGGCACAAGCGCCGCGCCGCGGTGGAGGAGCCGGAGCTGTTCGAGACGTACGGCGCGCTGGTCCGCGAGCACAGCGCGGTGTCCGCCGAGCACGTCGCGGTGCTGCTCGATCAGCTGGAGGGCATCGTGGCCGGGATGGGCGGCGACCGGGACGCGGCGCGCGCGGTGCTCGTGGCGACCACGGCGTTCCACCACCCGGCGCACGTGGCCGAGTGGGGCCGGCCGGACCGCGAGCGGCTGCTCGACGACGTCTGCACGCTGCTGATCAGGGGGCTGGAATAGGGCGGACGCCGCCGGACGGGGGGAGTCCGGCGGCGTCCGTGGCGGTGCGAATCAGGTCTGCCGGACGCCGCCGGGGCGGCACCGGGGTGTGGCGCGGGTCAGGCGCGCGGGCCGTCCGGCGCGGCGGCGGCGCCCGCCGGTGCCGGCGTGTGCGGCTCCTCCTCCTCGTCCAGCATGGTGGCCTCGTCGAACGGGTCGCGCCCGGAGAGCACGGCCGCCATCTTCTCCCGGTCGATCTCCCGCGTCCAGGTGCCGACCAGCACCGTGGCGACCGCGTTGCCGGCGAAGTTGGTCAGCGCCCGCGCCTCGGACATGAACCGGTCGATGCCGACGATCAGGCCGACGCCGTCGACCAGCTCCGGGCGGTGGCTCTGCAGGCCGCCGGCGAGCGTGGCCAGGCCGGCGCCGGTGATGCCGGCCGCGCCCTTCGACGCGATGATCATGAAGAGGAGCAGCGAGATCTGCTCGCCGATGCTCAGCGGGTCGCCCATCGCGGC
It encodes:
- a CDS encoding aldo/keto reductase — encoded protein: MEMRRLGSGGPLVSAIGLGCERMSAGEPAPGGVATIRAAIDAGVTLLDTADFYGAGHNEELIRRALRDGDRDRVVISDKFGAQRDPAGRFIGLDARPAHAKSALAYSLHRLGTDHVDIYRPARLDPAVPIEETVGAIAELVQAGWVRHIGLSEVGAETLRRAHAVHPIVDLQIEYSIFSRGPERAILDTCRELGVSVTAYGVLGHGMLTGAYAGGGEVGHLPRFHGANLTANLALVERLRAVAEARGVTVARLAIAWVLRRSEVVALVGTSRPERIADAVAAAGIVLTDAELAAIDEAVPDGAVAGGRYATPLLALLDSER
- a CDS encoding TetR family transcriptional regulator encodes the protein MAALDTETIMVATEDVLRRYGWSKATVVDVARALGVSHAAVYRHFPSKVALREAVARRWLSRAYDELAAVAADPDRTPPERLRAWLLTLFRHKRRAAVEEPELFETYGALVREHSAVSAEHVAVLLDQLEGIVAGMGGDRDAARAVLVATTAFHHPAHVAEWGRPDRERLLDDVCTLLIRGLE